The sequence below is a genomic window from Lolium perenne isolate Kyuss_39 chromosome 4, Kyuss_2.0, whole genome shotgun sequence.
ACGAGATAATTACAAAAACCCACCACAATTGCGGCTAGGGTTTCAGAAAACCACCACCTTTCATATTTTTGACAGAAAACCACCGGTTTGGTGTAACAGCGTGACAAATACCCACCGCTTCGTGAAATGAGAACGGTTTAGCGGGTTAAGCACCAAATTGACAGGTAGGGCCCATTGTaaggctgatgtggcaagtgtcgGAGATAACGACCATTAAAGGCGAGAGCTAAAAACGAACCCGGCCGGCCCATGCGTTGGGTCGTTCTGTTATTTTTCTCCCCTTCTCCAAGAGCTGTCGCAGTCGCCCGTCCGCAGCCGctgctccatcatcatcatcgaaCCCCAAATCTGCATTTGTTCCACTATCCGAAGAAGAAACAAAGTCAGCTGGAGTTGAGCTCTCCTCAGTACAATGAGATCTGTTGGTCGGCCCGGGCTTGCATGGTTTCTTTCTCTTCTTCTCTCTCACTACAAATTCTTCTGCTTCTATTTTTGGTTGTGGTTGAACATTACAGTCACTGTCACTACCATCGGAGTCATAAAATATGTCTTCCTCCTCTGTATCTCCTTCATAGTGATAATGAGGATCTGATTTCTTGCTCTTCATGTCAATAATCTTCTGGCTGAGATCAGCATCTTCCTTCCTAATAGCTTCTGTAGCCTCTGGTCCATCGTCCATATCATACTCAGCTTCTTCTTCAACATCTCCTTCTTCACAGTCATCGGCTTCATCCTATTCCCAAATCTGCTTGctctcttgattcaatatgtacaTCATTTCTGAATCCTCTATTGGTTCTCCCATATTGCTAATGCTACAGAGATTACACACAATGGCTATTAATTTCTACTTCTAATGATTTCTATGTACCTAGCATACACACAGAGATCTCAGCATGACTTCATCTACTACAGAGAAGGGAAAAATACTTACCCATGGCCGCCAACGCTCTGCTCCAGGAGATCCTTCCACACGGGGGCGACGGATTTGGGGGGAATGGTGGTGGCGGGCGGGTTCGAGCTCCCGCTGCAGTGGTCGCCGACCGAGCCTGAACCAGCAGCCTCGTCAGATGCACCACGCGTAGATCCCACACCTCCGCCTTTggtgccgccgccgtcgccgccggcacGAGCGCCATCTCCGGGAGGGGGCGCCGCCTCCATTCGCGACAGAGGGAGGAGCAGGGGAGAGAGTCACAGGTTGACAGGTCCAACTGGGCTCAGTTAGGGTAACCGACCTGCCGTTAACGGCCGGTGGCTCGGACACTTGCCACGTCAGCCTGACAAAGGGCCCCACCTGTTAATTTGGTGCTTAACGCGTTGGTCCGTCATTATTTCATAAAGTGGTGGGTATTTGTCACGCTGTTACACCAAACAGGTGGTTTTCTGTCAAAAATATGAAAGGTGGTGGTTTtttgaaaccctagccgccattgTGGTGGGTTTTTGTAATTTTCTCCTCTATTTCTCTTATATAGCAAACGAGAATACATAAGCTCTCAGCCTAAACTAAACTCACGCCTTCTACTACCACCACGACTCCACTAACTGACGCACTAGCACTTCCTGGATTCACTCCAGCACTTACACGACTGGTTCTCTTCTTCCTCAAACTACTCTAGGATCTAACAAATGATCTTGACGAGTCAGGACCAGAAAGATCCATGTGTAGGAGTTGAAGAGATATGGTGGTAGACATGATGTTCTTGATCGAGTGCTTTGTCTTCACAACGTCTTCTGCTTGACATGTTCTGCAAGTATGATATTTATGAAACTCGACATCCTCAATTCCATTGATATGATCTCCTCTCACAAGCTTCTGCAAATTCTTTGTTCCAACATGTCCAAGTCTTATATGCCAGAGAAAATTCTTGAATAATTTAGCAACTAGGCATCTAGTCAGCTGGGGACTTTGTGTGCAGTCTACCAGATGGAGATCCCAACAGCGATAATGAACTCATTTACACATTTGTACATCATATTCCAAGGTGAAACTTGTGCTTTACACATTGTACAACACAAGCGCCTAACCATTAATTTGTTCATGTTCATGTTAGGATTGTATTGGGACCATTGACGATACTCAAATCACGGCAAAAGTTCCTAAAAGGCAGTCTCTTGCTTGCAAGGGAGAACACACTACACCAACCAAAATGTGCTTGCCATTGTTGACTTCAATATGAAGTTCACATATGTGCTTGCTAGGTGGAAACGATCAGCCCATGATGCAGCAATTCCGACTGACAGCTTGGAGAGACCTGATGGCCTGAAAGTCCCTGAGGGTAAGTTCTACATTGCTGATACCAGCTATGCTTGCCACCTTGGGTTTCTCCCACCCTTCAGGTCCACAAGGTACCACCTTAATGAGTTCTCTACAAGGTTCTACCCCAAAAATGTCAAGGAACACTTCAATCTTAGACACTCTAGCCTCAGAGTCACGGTCGAGAGGGTATTCACAACTATGAAGAACATATTTAAGATACCTGATGAGAAGCCTTTCCACACTTTCCCCATCTAGATTAAGCTAGTTCTTGCATGTTGTATTCTGCATAATAGGATCTTAGGATAGGGTCTTGAGCATAAAGTCCTGCCTGACGGGATTGATGCTGGCCATAGTGTTGCTGCCAATGATAACGCCGCCTGGAAGAACAAGAGGCAGGAGTGGGCGAACACTATGTGAGCTGTAGAGGCAACTCCAAGATTTGAAGAAGAAGCATTTCCATGCCGTGATGTGTGCTATGAACTGCTCCTGTTTGTGTCTTGTTTGTGTGTATAAGTCGACTACTTGTGTGTTGAACTACCATTCAGTATTAGCTAGGGATAAACTAGTTGTGCTAAACTGTTATTTCGAAGTAGCTAGGACCGAACAACGATATAATAGTCCTGCTTGCTAGTTTGTTTTGTTGTTATACTGCCTCTTTGTTCCAAGTGATGATGGGTAATGTCACCGCTTGGGAGAAGTGGTAACTATAACACATGACGGTAGATTACCAACCACGGAAAAATTCCTAGTTCGTACATATATTGCAGCTTAGTTGGCAATCAAACACTGTACACAAGCAAACTGATATTTTTTTCTATTAGGAACCAAACAAACTGTCATTCAACGATATGAACTTGGCCCACTTGACGATATCACAAGGTTTAGGCTAACTGCACAAATAAACCATTATGTAACTGCACTTTGTCTTTGGCCCTCGGTCCTGCTAACTATCCTATGGAACATTTGGGATGCCAGGAATGTACTCATCTTCCGAGATGTTCGTTACGCCTATATCCTCATGTAATTTCAGACCTATCTCTCTGGTTGCATACATTTAAAAACCCTATGCACAAAGAGGATGCCATGATATGGCGAGATCACTTCTCAGCTTCTTCCCCCCATCCCttgaatttttcaaaaaaaataatATGTACATTAGCTTTCCCAACAGTGTATCCATGGAGAGAGGTTGAAGGGAGACAACATAGTTATGTTTAGAAATTGTTTTGTTGCGGAAATTCATTTTTCATTACGAGTGTATATGCTCCCTTTATCCAAAGaaaaacatattttaaaatgtcaaaaaaaatctgaaaatatatTTTGCGCATTCATATCCACATTCTATGTGCGCACGTAAAGTTCCGTGAAAACCCAACAATTTATGTGCTCTATGTAAAAAAACCGAAAGGTGGCTCGCGTGAACCCttattttagcactgaattttatgTTTTTACGCAGCCCACACAAAATGCCGTTTTTTGTGAAACAACTTGGTGCGCACATAGGTTGCGAAGATGTCCCCGTGGcatattttaaaaaaaattctgGACATTTCAAAATATGTTTGAAGTACATtttaaataaagggagcatatgtacCCCATAGTCAAAACGCTGCTCCCTTTAATTAAGTGACTATTATCGAAAAAAGATAATTTTACAAGCTGCTGATGTAAATAGTAGAAAGCACCCACCTAGGATTAATGTGCATGAACATAGCTCCATAAACACATTGGCCATCCATGGCCAGGGTAGATGTCTGGATGGCTTTAGAGTTTTGGAAGAACAAAAACTGTCATATCAGTTTCATGATACTCGTATATGAAACTGGAATCAGTGCTCCTACATTCAAAATAAATTCATGGCCAGAGGAACGATGATTTTTATAAGCAAGAAAGGAGATGATAGTTTTGTTTGCCAAAGATACAGACAAATGCTTGAGCAGCAGACCAAGATGTTTTTTTACAGTAAATCAAAAGCTTTATTACAAAATAAGCATGAGCATATCGCCTGGACATAGTTTCAGCAATAGATGCCAGTACACATCGATAGCCGATCTGGGTAAGCTCGCACACCACATTGTTAGCTTTCCTTCTGCAGAATTTGACCTCACATGATTAGAACCACGTCTTACATTGAATCAATCATTAGCTCATCGATGATTGAAGCCTCCCTGGAAATGGCGATTCAAAGCTAACATGAGCAGCTGAGTATCAGTTTCCACTTCAGTTCAAATGGCACCTAGTGGCTAGTGCCGTGGCCAGACTGATCGCCTCCTCCACTGCTGGCAATTTAGCTGTGAAAGCACTCCCTATGTGCTCTTGTCGTCCAGCCCAAGCAGCAACAACCATGCCCTGGTAATCACTGGCAACCACACTCGTCCCCCGTGGGTCTGTCCCACAGTCCCTGTCCACACTGAATTGAAGGACATCTTTTGTTGGTGGCTGCCGATTCTCCACAATCTCCCTGTCATCCTGCTTGTTCCTTTTAGACACTTGCATAGACTACGGAGCAGAACACAAAGCGCGATGTGCAATGTCAGCTGCTTTCAGGGGTCGCTCCCCTTCCGGCACTCTATTGCGCTGATGCCACAACACTACCCCATGGTTGCTATTTATATCCTCTTTTCTTCAAACAGTTTCCACAACTCATCCACCACATCGTTTGCCTCGCCAGCTGAACCTTCGTCCATTTCAGAAACAGATGCCCTTTATCTTCATCCAGCTGATGGCATAGGAGACACCGAGACAGCACTAATCATCAAGCAGCAGACCAAATATGTTTTGATCAAGTTCACAGTGACATGGATCTGCACCAGCTGTCTCACACATTTATGTATTTGTTTCATCAATATCTGGCTTTCTCAGAGATAATTAATTTTTTCTTCTCTGTACAGAGTAGGAGACGTCCTTTTGAGTTGCAGCAAAGTTTATCGACTCCCACATGGGATAGAGACGAGTGAAGGGCACCAACCGCAGATGAAATGTCTTCTTTGGCAAACAAATTTGACCCATCTAAGTGCCTTGACAGAAGAACAAAAGAAATCAGCGCTCCAAACCTGTCTGTACAACAAACCCCTGATACAAGGTCTTCAATTCAGCAGCCAGGTCTCCCCTGCCCATCTTATGCAAATCTTTTGCCACCTTAACATAAGAAGAATGGTCAGGCCTGAGACCCATCATCATCAACTCGTACAGGACCCTTCCAGCCTCGACGGTCCTACCTGACTTCCGGAACAGCTTGGCGAGCAAGCTGTAGTTCCTGTTGACAGAGCACCTGTCCCTGGTGCTCATAGCCCTGACATACTCGCAAGCATCTTCCATTCTCCCGGTACAGAAGTACCCTTTGATGAAGGCAGTGTGAATTGTAATCCTTGGCGTCAGCTTTTCCAAGAACATCTGGTCGAGAATCCGCCTCGCCGAATCCATCTTTCCCGCTTTACAGGCGTGGCACGCGAGGATCTCGTAAGTCAGCGAGTTCGGGACACCGTCGTGTTCAGGCCTTTCCATGGCCTCGACGAGGTCGCACGCTTCGGTGGCCCTTCCGTTCTTGAGCAGGCACCCGAGGAGGTAGTTCCAGGAGTTGGAATTTGGGTCGCATTTCCCCTTCCTCATTTCGTCGAACACCTCTCGGGCGCCCTGGAAATCTCCGGCCCTGCACTTGGCAGCCAGGAGGACGTTGTAGTAGCTCGCCCTCCTCGCCGTCTCCTCGATCACCCACACGGCCGCGTCGAACTCGCCGGCCGATGCCAGGGCCTTGACCAGCGAGAACACGCCGGACGCGCGGCACGGCCCGCCGGTGGCGTCCAAGGTTTGTAGGGTCGCCTTCGCCGCGCCATCCACGCTGCTCCCGGAGGAGGACGCCCTCAGGAACGCGAACGCCTGCTCGGTGAGGGAGAGGCGCCGCTCCGAGACACGCGCGAGGGCGCGGGCCATGGCCGGGTAGTCGGCCAGCCTGCCGGCGTTCTCGACGAGCAGGTTGTGGGCGCGGGCGCTCGGGGAGACGCCTCTGTGCTGGGAGAGCCAGGCGAAGAAGCGGCACGCGGGGACGCCGCGCTCCGTGAGCGCCCGGAGGGTGTCCGACACGACGGCGTCCGAGAGGGGCGGGTCGAGGCGGTCGAGGTCGGCCTCCAGGCTGCTGATCCCGACACCGCCGCCACCGGCCGCGGCGACGAGGGTAGCGATCGCATTTGACGTGGCGGCGGTGTCGCTGCTGCGTCGAACCGCGGATTTCGAGGAGAAGGCTTCGCCGCCGGCGGGAAGGATGCGGAGGACACGGCGGAGCCACATGAGAGACCAGCGGAAAACGAACCGAGAGCGAAGTGGCGGCCGCCAAGGACAAGGAAGTCCCATGGGAAGCCGTCTTTTGTTTCAAAGTTTTTTTCTCCACTGTTTAGACCATCTCCAGCCCATGGAAATTTTGCGTTTCGGCCCATCCCATCAAGTGGAGACACAAGGAACACTTCCGTTTGGTTGTATGCACGTTGAGGAGAATTGTGGTTAATTAAACTAGTTCAATCACAATCAGCTCTAACTGTCTAATCATTCATATTCGTGACAAGGTTTACATGGAAAAGATGCGGCTCCGCGTTGTGATTCCATTCCCGTCATCGGTTCGTCGTTTCGTCGAGTGTTTCGAAATCGGTTTCGTGTTCAACATATTTCAAACAACGTACAATATACTTGGAAGACGTAGATCTACTCGTATATGAATGTTAAAATAGAGAACTATATGAATACAAAAGTCGTGCACGACAGTGAGATGAAGCTACTCGTCGAATAAATTTTGAGACGCGCGAACGGTTGCGAAGAATTTGACTAAATTCGGCAAAAAAAACTTCAAATAGGACATGAAATTGCCATTCAAATACTCcatgaaaccaaaaaccattcaCCTTTTTCGTGTtcaacatatttcaaacaaacccACCATTTTGTAGATCGGGAGGGATCGAAATGATGCAGATTAGTGCCAAGGTTAGTAGAGGGGCTAGTATGCGGGCCCACCTTTGCGCTCGCACGAGTCTGGCCTCGGAAACTTTCCTCTTGAAACAATTTTTTGGCTGGTTTAAAATTTCTGTGATGCACAATTTTTTTAGCCCATGGGTAACCAAATGGGCTATTTTCGTTTTCCCCCTATGCGAGAAACGCCATTGTGACCAACCAAACATGCCCTAGGACTATTCACAATccgagtatcatagctagtatcatacactacaTGCATTCAAAAAAAGTTGATGTGTCATACCAATTAATAATGAAACATATGATAGTGATATCAtgggtagataccgtatcataacCGTAGAACTAGAAATATTA
It includes:
- the LOC127297338 gene encoding uncharacterized protein, whose translation is MGLPCPWRPPLRSRFVFRWSLMWLRRVLRILPAGGEAFSSKSAVRRSSDTAATSNAIATLVAAAGGGGVGISSLEADLDRLDPPLSDAVVSDTLRALTERGVPACRFFAWLSQHRGVSPSARAHNLLVENAGRLADYPAMARALARVSERRLSLTEQAFAFLRASSSGSSVDGAAKATLQTLDATGGPCRASGVFSLVKALASAGEFDAAVWVIEETARRASYYNVLLAAKCRAGDFQGAREVFDEMRKGKCDPNSNSWNYLLGCLLKNGRATEACDLVEAMERPEHDGVPNSLTYEILACHACKAGKMDSARRILDQMFLEKLTPRITIHTAFIKGYFCTGRMEDACEYVRAMSTRDRCSVNRNYSLLAKLFRKSGRTVEAGRVLYELMMMGLRPDHSSYVKVAKDLHKMGRGDLAAELKTLYQGFVVQTGLER